From Ptiloglossa arizonensis isolate GNS036 chromosome 10, iyPtiAriz1_principal, whole genome shotgun sequence, the proteins below share one genomic window:
- the LOC143152214 gene encoding haloacid dehalogenase-like hydrolase domain-containing 5 — protein sequence MAIAKILLRPDIARFASVRHLSSKPKFGLLFDIDGVIVRGKTVLPPVPEGFKQLQGKDGKFRVPTIFVTNSGNALRSQKAADLSKWIGFEVKESQVVMAHSPLRLFQQFHDKRVLISGQGPIKEIARDVGFQKIVTIQELVQNFPSLDYVNIEKRDPRCGPLDPNFPKIESIVLFSEPIFWETQLQLIVDLLMTNGMPSHLPEDIPYPHIPILACNMDLLWVSEAPIPRYGHGAFLLCLESLYKKITGKDMTYSALIGKPSQVTYYHANHVLREHAASIGIDHNIDTIYAIGDNINTDVFGANLYDKYLLFCAEKEVLEPHKLQKILGRDVEPPSAKACISILVETGVHQRDSKFIPEHCSRDFLPIEDGLCKPAFVVENVSKAINLAFKEEKFD from the exons ATGGCAATTGCAAAGATATTATTAAGGCCGGACATCGCGAGGTTTGCGAGTGTCAGG CATCTAAGCTCTAAGCCAAAATTTGGTTTACTCTTTGACATTGATGGTGTAATAGTACGTGGAAAGACTGTATTACCACCGGTACCAGAGGGTTTTAAACAACTCCAAGGAAAGGATGGTAAATTTCGTGTACCAACTATATTCGTCACCAATAGTGGAAATGCTCTACGTAGTCAGAAGGCAGCAGATTTATCTAAATGGATAGGATTTGAAGTAAAAGAATCACAGGTTGTGATGGCTCATTCGCCGTTAAGATTGTTCCAACAATTTCACGACAAACGAGTGCTAATATCTGGACAAGGTCCAATCAAAGAAATTGCTCGGGATGTGGGCTTCCAGAAAATTGTAACTATACAAGAATTAGTACAAAATTTCCCATCCTTGGAttatgtaaatattgaaaagagAGATCCACGATGTGGACCATTAGATCCAAATTTTCCTAAAATTGAGAGTATAGTGCTATTTAGCGAACCAATTTTTTGGGAGACACAATTACAATTGATAGTAGATCTATTAATGACCAATGGCATGCCAAGTCACTTGCCCGAAGATATTCCTTATCCTCACATTCCAATCTTGGCATGTAATATGGATTTATTATGGGTATCAGAAGCACCGATTCCTAGATACGGTCATGGTGCTTTCTTATTGTGTCTAGAATCtctgtataaaaaaattacagGGAAAGACATGACATATTCTGCTTTAATTGGAAAACCTAGTCAAGTTACATACTATCATGCAAATCATGTGCTCCGTGAGCATGCCGCGAGTATTGGAATAGATCACAATATCGATACAATATATGCTATTGG GGACAACATCAACACTGATGTTTTTGGTGCGAATTTGTACGATAAGTATTTGCTGTTCTGTGCAGAAAAAGAAGTATTGGAGCCTCACAAGTTACAAAAAATACTCGGCAGAGATGTAGAACCGCCCAGTGCGAAAGCTTGTATCAGTATTTTAGTCGAAACTGGTGTCCATCAACGAGATTCGAAATTTATCCCTGAACACTGTTCTAGAGACTTCTTGCCGATCGAAGATGGTCTGTGTAAGCCTGCGTTCGTGGTCGAAAATGTCAGCAAAGCTATTAATCTCGCGTTTAAGGAGGAAAAATTCGACTGA